The Candidatus Margulisiibacteriota bacterium genome segment TCAAAAATAACAGAAGACTCATGTCGATAATTTTTACACTTATTAAGGATTTGGCGATAAAACATCAAACCATCAATACCACCATCTAGCGCTGATACCGGTTCTTTCTTAACTTCTTCACTGAGGGTTTCTAAATCAGAAGTTAAAATGTAGGGGGGATTCGAAATAACATACAATTTATTGTTAAATAAGGAGTTAAAATCAAGATCGATAATCCCTTTATTAATACATTTAAGATTTTTCACGTTATACCTATTGGCATTTTTTTGAGTGATTTCCATAGCCTTTATGCTTTTTTCAACAGCAACTACATTGTATTCAGGAAAGCTATCAGATAAGGCAATAGAAATACAGCCACTTCCTGAGCCGATATCCAAAATAGTTAATTCTTTATTTAAAGGTCGACCTTCTTTAATTGCATCAATTGCAACTTCAACTAATAGCTCGGTTTCAGGTCTAGGGATAAGAACATTTTCATCAACATAGAGTTCAT includes the following:
- the prmC gene encoding peptide chain release factor N(5)-glutamine methyltransferase → MTESSWTIIKILKWSYEYLEKHNIDNPKYEAEVLLSETLHLPRLQLFLKFEKPLNDEELANYRKIISQRVRHIPYQYIFKKAYFLDYELYVDENVLIPRPETELLVEVAIDAIKEGRPLNKELTILDIGSGSGCISIALSDSFPEYNVVAVEKSIKAMEITQKNANRYNVKNLKCINKGIIDLDFNSLFNNKLYVISNPPYILTSDLETLSEEVKKEPVSALDGGIDGLMFYRQILNKCKNYRHESSVIFEIGYDINESINQLLIDSGVKNIKFYKDYQDIDRIVTGTVR